Genomic segment of Candidatus Bathyarchaeota archaeon:
TTGACGGCGTAGCTGTTGGCAAAACCGGTGTTTCTAAACTGCATCTTACTTCACGCCAGCAACGTCGTGATGAATTTGTCACGGCAGCTTTAGAACGCCGTGGAATCCGCGTTGACAGGTTTCCGTATGAACCGCCTCTTCGTAAATGGCGGAAACTCGAGATTTGTGATGCGATTGAAGCTGTTTTAAAAAAAAGTGGGTATTAAGAGTAACGTTGCTTACTTCTACTCTCAATAGCTTTGGGAACCGATCCAGTGACAATCAATTTGTATCCAAATAAGCCTCTATGCCTATCCCCTCTCGTTCTCTTTGCGACAATGTGGCTGCTCTCACGGACTTGAAGGTAAAAGAAATCAAGAATTGTATTAAGGTAATGCGTCGCAACGGAGAGATCACAACAACAGGTTTCATTACTGGAGATTGGCAACACTCACGTGTCATGCATGCATGAAAGGTGCACGAGTGTTAGTGGAAGCGGGCTACGAGTATGTTAAAGACTTTGACGACGGGCTTATGCTCTTTCGCAAACGCAAGTGAAATCGCCCGAAAAAAGTTAATGTAAACTGTAAAAACCTTGTGAAAACAACAGTTTATTATAGCTTGACTTTTGGGGTTTACTGAATTTCCTCCGTGAGACGGAGGCACATCTCGCAAGCCTCTATAACGTGAAACCCCTTCTCGGTTGTGTTCCAGATGCCGGAAGTCTCGGTTATGAAACCCGCCTTTTCTAAAGCGTTTAGATACTGCTCAAGCTGAGAGAAACTTAAGCGAGCTTTATACATTATGTTTGTCTTCTTCTCGCCATTTTTGGCGATTTTCAACATTTTCATGATTATATTGTGTCGCGCTCTTCTTCTGCGAGGTCGTTCAGTCATTCAACCACCAATTATACAAAACTCGTATTTCGCAGGCATTTAATCAATATAGTGAGTTCTATTTATAAATCCACAGCTTTGAGCTCTCCTATGCAACGTTCCACTATCTCTTTAATATTCAGTTCAGCCTCCGCCTCCTCAATCTCTTCCAGTTTTGCCTTGGTTGTAGGTTTATGATGTGCCGCTTTGCATCCCTGTACGTTTCTGGCTGAAATCTTGTATGCTTCTATCTTTCTAGCTAATACTTGTGTTTCAGCCTTGTCAAAACCCAAAAGAGGTCTATGAACTGGATACTTCTCGGCAGCCCTATCCAGCACTCTAAGATTCCGAAGAGTCTGACTCGTCTGCTCTCCAATCGATTCTCCGGTCACAATTCCTTCAGCCCTAACTTGGTCAGCCAAAACCTCAGCCACTCGATACATCATACGCTTGCACAACAGACAAGTCAGACGACGCGGACAATTTTCCACGATAGTCCCAAGAACATGACCGTAAGGAATCACATACAAACGCCGTGGAAACCCAACCGCCCAATCACACAAAACTTTGGTTATCTCCATAACTCTCTTCGTTGCGGTCTCATCTGTGTAAGGCTTACAATCAAAATAAACAGGCACCAATGGGCATCCACGCTTCATAACCAACCAGCCAGCAACAGCGGAATCAACACCGCCACTCAATAAACAAATCACACGGCCTTGAGTGCCAAGCGGCATACCACCTACGCCCTTAACAACTTCACTAAACACGAACGCTTCGTTGCCCCTAACCTCAACGCCTAAAATCGCGTCTGGACGCTTCAAGTCAACTGTTAGACTCCTAGTCTCGCCGAACTCGTCCAAAACCCGACGTCCAACCTCCCTACAAACGTCCCTACTGCTATAAGGATGCTCACCAACCCGCCTGCACCGAACAGCAAAACTATTTCCTTCACCCAGCACATGGCTAGCCAAAAACACACACTTATCCACAACATCCTCAAGCTTATTAGAACCAACCTCTAAAGCGGGAGAAACAGAACTAATCCCGAACACCCTGCTCAGCCTAGACGCAGCCTCCACCGCTGATGTTGTCTTCAAAAACAAGCGGCCACGCCTACGCATCACTTCGCTGTACTCAACGTTATAACGCTTCAAAACACGCTTCATATTCTCAATTAAACAACGCACATAACGCCTTCTAGTCCAAGTCTTCTTAAGCCACAACTCGCCACCAAACCTGACAACCACAGAGTCAAAAGCTACATGTTCATACAAGACTTCTCCTACTCCCACTCATAGTCACTAAACCCTCAACACCTCAACTAAAAATCCTTACTGTTCACACAATACGTTGTCATATTTGGAAGGAAATATGTCCTCGAGGTTCTGTTAACTCTTAGGGGCTTGAAGAGTAGCTGTTGACCAGCATGCATGCATATATGCGTTCGCATAAAGGCTAAATATTGATTTAATTCAGTTATGGTCATGAATCTGTCTGAACGTGCAAAATCGATTCTTCACCCTTTTGTTTTGCTCTTTGCTGTGCTTGTAACATGGTACGTGCGTTCTCAAGTATGGTTCGGTTTGAAATCGGTTGAAATTGTCTTTGCCATGCTTGTAATGTCTTACGTTGTTGTTCTCTTTATCGCTATAGCTTTTCTCAAGAGAGATTCACATCAGTCAGTGAAGGCTGTATTGAGAACTGGCAAAAATGTGCTATTCATCTACGGCGTAGCCTTATCTATCCTTTTCCAAGTTCTATTTGTAGTATTTTGTCTTGCCACTGGTGGTGCAGCAGAAGTAACCGAA
This window contains:
- the thiI gene encoding tRNA 4-thiouridine(8) synthase ThiI, with amino-acid sequence MGVGEVLYEHVAFDSVVVRFGGELWLKKTWTRRRYVRCLIENMKRVLKRYNVEYSEVMRRRGRLFLKTTSAVEAASRLSRVFGISSVSPALEVGSNKLEDVVDKCVFLASHVLGEGNSFAVRCRRVGEHPYSSRDVCREVGRRVLDEFGETRSLTVDLKRPDAILGVEVRGNEAFVFSEVVKGVGGMPLGTQGRVICLLSGGVDSAVAGWLVMKRGCPLVPVYFDCKPYTDETATKRVMEITKVLCDWAVGFPRRLYVIPYGHVLGTIVENCPRRLTCLLCKRMMYRVAEVLADQVRAEGIVTGESIGEQTSQTLRNLRVLDRAAEKYPVHRPLLGFDKAETQVLARKIEAYKISARNVQGCKAAHHKPTTKAKLEEIEEAEAELNIKEIVERCIGELKAVDL